The genomic stretch GGAGGTGGAGCCCTTCTTAACGGTAGCTGCACAGCAAGCGTATCAATTCGGTTATATGGGGATGCAAATGCTCGTTGAGCGCATTCAAGAAAAGGAAACAATATTGCCGTGGAAGAAAATTGTTTTGCCAGCGGATTTGATCATACGAAGATCTGTGAGAAGCCTATAGCTCGTTCGTTACTAACGCGGACGTTCATTTCCTAACTACACCTATTGTGTGCATGCAGTCTCCGCATTCGGAACTAAGCGCAGATCTGCGCTTAGTTTGGTATCACATTTGGCTGATTATGGAGACACCCTTCCTCTTAGCGCTCTGCGGAAATCTGTTGGAGATTGGCCGCTCCATTTGTGGAATTGCTTTGTGAAGAAAAGAGGATCGTTGAAGCCTACAGAGGCTGCAATCTGGGCAACGGTAAGCTCGCTCTCCAGCAGCTCCTCGGCCTTCTTCATCCGTACCTTTAATAAATACTGCATCGGCGGCATCCCTGTCGCCTCCTTGAACAGCCTCGTTAAATGAGCGCGATGATAGCCCAGCGACTGAGCAATCCCCTCGATCGACAGCTGCTGCCCGTACTGTAAGGACAGCAGACGAATGGCCTGATCGATTTGCCGATAGGAGCGTGCCACTGGCCTATGTATCTCGGTGTTCTCCAATAGCTGCAAACGTCCGAGCTCATGCAGCAAAAGTCTTAGCCAGCCTGAGGCCTCCATATTTCCGAGCGAGGGGACATTCGATTTCTCCATGCTTTTGCGGATGCTTCTAAACATTCTCTGCATGACAGACAACGAGCAATCGCGAATGACTGCAAAATCCGGCGTAATGCCGACAGAGCTAAGCGAAGACTCTACCAGCTCTCCTGAGAATCCTACCCACATATACTTCCAAGGCTTGGTCATACTAGCTTCATACTTCACTAGAATATCCGGAAAAACAACAAATGCGTCGCCAGCCCCACAGGAGTATGACTTTCCAAGCGTTTCAAATACGCCCTCTCCGTCAAGCACAATATGGATTAAATAGTAATCATGAACCGCCGGTCCGATAAAATGACCCTCCACCGGCTGCCCCTTGCCGCTGAACAATACCGACATTTCGCCCTTCAAGGGGGCTGCATTAATACTCAGGGAATGACTATGATGTGTTTCCAGGCGATACACCTCCGACAATTTAGCTCCATTCATCATACAAAATGATGCAACATTTATCCATATAATGCTTCGTTCCTTCCATATTCTTTTTTTGTTTGCATCCTTATACTATAAGAGTCAGCAAATATTTTTTGGGAGGCCGTACATTCATGCCTAAAATTACTTTTATCGGTGCAGGAAGCACCGTATTTGCCAAAAACATTCTCGGCGACGTCATGCAAACACCAGCTCTGCAAGGCTTTGAAATCGCTTTATTTGATATTGATGCCCAGCGTCTTCATGATTCCGAGCAAATGCTGCTCAATATTAAACAAACTAGCGAAAGCACCTGTCAAATTAAAGCTTATACCGACCGAAAAGAGGCTCTTCGCGGTGCCAAGTATGTGATCAATGCCATCCAAGTAGGCGGATATGATCCGTGCACTATTACTGACTTCGAAATTCCGAAAAAATACGGACTCCGTCAAACGATAGCTGATACGGTCGGCATCGGCGGTCTTTTCCGAAATCTACGTACCATTCCTGTTATGCTTGATTTTGCACGTGATATTAATGAGGTTTGTCCGGATGCGCTGTTCCTCAACTATACGAACCCGATGGCAGTTCTAACCAACGTTATGAACACCTATGGAGGCGTCCAAACCGTCGGCCTATGCCATAGTGTCCAGGTTTGTGTTCCGCATCTATTCGAGCATTTGGATCTGGACCCTACCGGCGTAAAATATAAAATTGCAGGCATCAACCATATGGCTTGGCTGCTTGAAGCTAGCAAGGACGGCGTCGATCTTTATCCTGAAATTAAACGCCGCGCAGCGGAGAAGCAGAAGGAGCAGCATCATGATATGGTGCGTTACGAGCTCATGCTCAAATTTGGCTACTATATTACCGAATCATCTGAGCATAACGCAGAATATCATCCCTACTTCATTAAACGAAACTACCCTGAGCTTATCGAGCGCTTCAATATTCCACTGGATGAATATCCGCGCCGCTGCGTGAACCAAATTGAAGGCTGGAAGTCGATGCGCGATTCACTCGTCAACGATACGAGCCTTGAGCATTGCCGCAGCCATGAATATGCGTCCTATATTCTTGAAGCTATCGAAACGAACAATCCGTTCAAAATCGGCGGAAATGTGATGAATACGGGGCTGATCACAAACCTCCCTAAGGAGGCCTGTGTTGAGGTGCCTTGTCTAATTGATGGAAATGGCGTTACACCTACCTTTGTAGGTGACCTGCCGCCGCAGCTCGCTGCCTTAAACCGTACTAACATCAATACACAGCTGCTTACGATCGAAGCTGCCATTACCGGCAAGCGCGATCATATTTATCACGCAGCAATGCTTGATCCGCATACTTCCGCTGAGCTTTCTATGGATGATATCGTCTCCCTTTGCGATGAGCTGATTGAAGCCCATGGCAGCTGGCTCCCTGCTTACAAATAACGAAAAACGAAAGCGCGGCCGTTCTATGCATCATTAGATGCTTGAATGGCCGCGTTTTATTTTGAATATCACTCACCTCAACATAGGCTAACACATATCCTAACCTCGTAAGACTATAAATCGCTTCTGAAAGAGGGCAGGATATCCGTATGACTTCCTACACAGACTACACGTCTCCAGGGACGCAATTTACTTATGATTTGAGCAACAATACTTTTTTCAAAAAAGATCCTTACAATTACATCAATTTATTATCTGTAAAGCAATTAAACACGCTCCCTAATTTGTCTTTGCTTGATATCTATCTGACCAAAGGAAATGTGATTGAACCCCATTATCATCAAAATGCCACCGAGCTCATTTATTGTATCGCTGGTTCAGCAGAAATCGCCCTACTCAATCCGTTTCTTAATAAGTATCTGAATTTCTATATCGAACCCGGACAGGTCGTGAATGTGCCTCACGGCTGGTGGCACTATGAGATTGCTCTAACTGACGATACTCACCTCCTTGCGATCTTCGATGCTCCTACACCTGATGTCATCTTCGGCTCAGATATTTTGCGATTAACCCCTGCTAATGTGTTAGCTTATACGTACTGCCTGGATGAAGCACAATTAAAAACCGCACTGGCTCCGTTAACGAATACGGTAATTTTGGGCCCGCCAGCCAATTGCAGTTACAATCCTATTCATGGTCAAATGGCCGCTAATCAAAAACCTAATCAAGCTCTTATGCAGCAGGCGACGGTTAATCAGGCACAGCCATACGGAGGACAGCATTACCCTATGTACGGACATCATCACCGCCAGCAGTATTAATTATGAGGTAACTCCACCACCATCAACTAGAGCTAGCTCTACTATATAGAACCAACACGAACAGGCAAGACAACGCTGAAACAGTCAAACTACGAGTTATTCGCAGCTTCGTTTAGCGCACGAGCCTCCGTCCTATCGCAAATGTGCTTGTCTATCCTGCACATTTGCAGTAACAGACTATCCACCGAACACAGTAGATTCACCTCCGCACGCAGGCTATCCTGCACATTTGCAGTAACTTCGCGCTTTTTGGCCTTCCTGAGCAGCCTATCCTGCACTTATGCATTAGAATTGACTGATTTCGACTTAAGATACACCTGTGAAGCCCTCTACAGTGCTAGCGTGCAACATAGATATGCGGGAGCTCGAAAAACCAGCTGCTATCCTGCTATAGTGCAGGATAGCGCAGTAGTTGGTTAGTTGAAGAGCCCCTTGGAGAACGGGTTGGAGGGTTAGATCTAGGTTAGTCATACATTTACTCCGAACACGAACGTCCGCTTCCTCCGCACGCAGGCTATCCTGCACATTAGCAGTAACTTCGCGCTTTTTGGCCTCTCTGAGCTGCCTATCCTGCACTTATGCATTAGAATTGACTGATTTCGACTTAAGACACACCTATGAAGCCCTTTATAGTGCGGACGTGCAACATAGATACGCGGGAGCTCGAAAAACCAGCTGCTATCCTGCTATAGTGCAGGATAGCATTGGAGCAGTGTTAGTTGTAACTAAGAAAATTAATATGATGATCGGGAAGCATCTATCGAGTTCACAGGTATGTAGTTCAATAGGTGATAATATTAGTAGTGTTGCAATGGTATACAAGGAAACGGCTATCGCCGTCCTTTGGCGATGCCAGCGCGTTTCATTTCGAGAAATATAGAGATAGTATGGCGAAATGAGCTACTTTCCTATATTTCAAGTAAAAAGGGTGATCAGCAGCCAGTGGCTGTCGATCACCCGTTTTCGATTCAAAGGTAGGCTCCTCTATCTTTATCCCAAAATCCATCTCGCCAGCATAGCAATATCCACGATATCTACAATACCATCGCCGTTCAGATCTGATTTCTTGTACTGCGACCAATCAGCATCCGTGCTTTTCTTGCCATAGACAGAAGCCACAATAGCCAAATCTCCGATCGTTACCTTCTGGTCGTTATTAATATCGCCTGATATTACCGAAGCCTTAAATACGCTAACGGCGTCGTTAAGCTCCGTAATTGCCGTTTTCACTTGTTCTTCAGAGGTATCTGGATTAGCCGCTGCTGTCTGAGCTTTAGAGATCGCTTGACCAAGCGCTGCTTTGGCTGCTGCTGGATATTGGCCAGGCTGTGTACCTGCTGTCGCTCCATTATAGGTGGCCTCTGCTGCTGCAATTGCAGCTTTTAATGCCGTCAAATCCACATAAGCACCGATCTGTACTGTATGAGCAGCACCAGTCACCATAAGCTCATTGCCCAGGTGATTTGCCACCTCTATATTGCCAATCGATATTTCTGCGAGAGATGAAGCTGCTGCTGCTTTCGTCAAGAAGCTAAGCTTCAGCCATTCTGTATTAGCAGCTATGCCGCTGCCTTGACCTGCTGCAATAATCCGAACCTTGCCTGGCTCTATGAGCTTCTGCTCAACAATGCCGAATCCTTCCTTCAAGGAAGACGCGCCCGATAATTCGAGCAGATTAGGGTCAAAGCTGATCGTCAAAATTTGTGCATACAGCGTTTGGAATTTTTCAGCTGTAATTTTGGATAATGCAACGTTTAAATCAAAGGCTTCCCCTGCTTTCACCTGTGCAGCACCCGTAATTACAGCCGTAGGCTCATCGGAAGCTGCAGGTATAACGGAAGCTGCAAATACTGCCGACGCTTCATTCAATGCTGTTACCGCCGCCTCAACAGCTGATTGATTAACATTCATGTCAACCAATACGCCATTAGCCGCGGCAATAGCTGCTGCAAAAGCAATCTTTGACGCTTGTGAATATTGCCCCGGCTCCGTACCCACTACTGCTTTATCATGCTCAAGCTCGGCCGCGGCAACCGTAGATTGAAGAGTCGCCTTGTCAACGGTTTCTACTGGTCCAACCGAGAAATAATCAAAATTCGCATGAATCGCAACCTTATCCGTCGAAGATAGGCCATAGAAGCCCACCTTCAAATTGCTTAGATCTACAGTCATTGGATCTGCTGCTGGCTTCCAAGCGATACCGTCCCAATAAAAGGTTGAAACCACATTGCCGACCTTCTTCATTTGCAAATAAGAAGTGTCGTAGCCTGGGTGGCTGGCCATATTGGTCGCTTTTACATACTTCGCATTTTTCTCATAGGCCGTTTCCAAGCTTTTTCCGCTCGCACCCTCCGTATCCCAAACATGGCCAAGCTTGACGTAATTATCTTCATTTTGCCAAATAAAAAGTCCGGCCTGCTGGAAATTTCTGCTTACGGGAGCTTCTACTTTGGCTGTGATGACGAAGTCGCCCGATGGCGCATCCTTCAAAAATATATTCGATAAGTTATTTTGTCCTTGGAAAGTATCGCCCGCCGACGTTTCTAGGCTCAAAAATCCTGGTTTACCCGTCAGTGACCACTTGCTGTTATCGGCCTTGAATACGGTCCATGCTTTATCCAGTACCGCAGCTGCAAACGGATCAACCGTTGAGCTTGCTGGGATCGGATCATTCACAGATATAAACCATTGCTCACGCGCATTCTGAAGTGACTTCATCGCTGTCTGTAATTCATCTGGCCTAACATTCGGTTTTTCAGCTGCATCACGAGCAGATTGCACAGCGCTGCGATATGCATCTTGGACTGCTTGCTTATACTCGCCAGCCCCATTTCCAGCCTTTGCATGCTGAAGGGACGCTTCAGCTTTGGCAATTTCAGCTAGCAAATCCGCTGCCGTAACCGTACCGATAAGCTCATGATGCGCCTTTGTAATGAGATCAAAATCCATCTTTTCAACCTTACGGTCATATGACAGCAAGCCATTAATCTCGTACTCTACATCTGTAATTTGCGTATAAATAGCTGCGCTGAGTCCTGTCTCCTTCAATTGCTTAATTGTATTAATATAAGCAATATAGGTGGATGTCAGCTGCTCCTTGCTGTTCATTAATTGATAAGAGAATACGAGCGGGCTCCATTCATGTCCGGGCACAT from Paenibacillus sp. FSL H8-0548 encodes the following:
- a CDS encoding AraC family transcriptional regulator, with product MSVLFSGKGQPVEGHFIGPAVHDYYLIHIVLDGEGVFETLGKSYSCGAGDAFVVFPDILVKYEASMTKPWKYMWVGFSGELVESSLSSVGITPDFAVIRDCSLSVMQRMFRSIRKSMEKSNVPSLGNMEASGWLRLLLHELGRLQLLENTEIHRPVARSYRQIDQAIRLLSLQYGQQLSIEGIAQSLGYHRAHLTRLFKEATGMPPMQYLLKVRMKKAEELLESELTVAQIAASVGFNDPLFFTKQFHKWSGQSPTDFRRALRGRVSP
- a CDS encoding alpha-glucosidase/alpha-galactosidase — encoded protein: MPKITFIGAGSTVFAKNILGDVMQTPALQGFEIALFDIDAQRLHDSEQMLLNIKQTSESTCQIKAYTDRKEALRGAKYVINAIQVGGYDPCTITDFEIPKKYGLRQTIADTVGIGGLFRNLRTIPVMLDFARDINEVCPDALFLNYTNPMAVLTNVMNTYGGVQTVGLCHSVQVCVPHLFEHLDLDPTGVKYKIAGINHMAWLLEASKDGVDLYPEIKRRAAEKQKEQHHDMVRYELMLKFGYYITESSEHNAEYHPYFIKRNYPELIERFNIPLDEYPRRCVNQIEGWKSMRDSLVNDTSLEHCRSHEYASYILEAIETNNPFKIGGNVMNTGLITNLPKEACVEVPCLIDGNGVTPTFVGDLPPQLAALNRTNINTQLLTIEAAITGKRDHIYHAAMLDPHTSAELSMDDIVSLCDELIEAHGSWLPAYK
- a CDS encoding cupin domain-containing protein: MTSYTDYTSPGTQFTYDLSNNTFFKKDPYNYINLLSVKQLNTLPNLSLLDIYLTKGNVIEPHYHQNATELIYCIAGSAEIALLNPFLNKYLNFYIEPGQVVNVPHGWWHYEIALTDDTHLLAIFDAPTPDVIFGSDILRLTPANVLAYTYCLDEAQLKTALAPLTNTVILGPPANCSYNPIHGQMAANQKPNQALMQQATVNQAQPYGGQHYPMYGHHHRQQY